The following nucleotide sequence is from Roseivirga sp. BDSF3-8.
AGGAAAAGAGGATCAGGTAAAATCCAGTCCCAGGCGATTTTTCAGTTCAAGGAGGTAGGGATATTTTTCAGCGAGTTTTCTGAACTTCTCTTCGTCGGTGTAGGCTTTTTCGCTGGCTTTAGCCTGCTCCAGTACGGGGTTGAGCATCATGCGGCTGTTCTGCAGTTTTTCTTTGAGAAACTGCATCAACTCAGGGCGGAACTCCTCCACCTTATCTACCAGTATGGGGTTAGTGAGGGTCATTTTAACCGTGACACCATCTGGTTCCAGGGCCACCTCCTGGTTCAGCATACTAAACCACATGTCTTTACCCTGCTGCTTTACACTGAGGGCGAACTCGGCCCAGTACTTTTGCAAGGCAGCCGGATCGACTTCTTTGTCATTGCCATTATTTGTAGTGGCCGCTGTTTCCTGCTCCTCTCCTGCTGCAGCTTCCGGGTCAGGTGCAGAGGCAGCTCCGGAACGCTCCTTTTTTACACTCTGGCTTATCTCATCCAGATTAAGGGATAGCTTACCCTTACCTGAGAGGGTACCGGCTGTAATGGGAGGCTGGGTACTTTTTAAAGCAGGTTTGGGCCTGGGGGGGGCAGGCTTGGCTTCAGTGTCTGCGTTTAGCTCACTTTTTTTTTTACCTCTCCTTCAGCAGACCCATTTTGGGCGAGCTTGACGGCACTACGTATGCGGGCCATCTTCATAAGTGTGAGCTCCACGTGGAGGCGGGGGTTCTTGCTGCTCTTGTAACTGAGGTCGCATTGGTTAGCAATATTCATGGCGGTTAGTAAAAACGCCATAGGGGCTACGCCTGCCTGCTCTTTGTAGCGCAGCTTGATGTTTTCTGTCACCTGCAGAAGCTGGATGGTGGCTTCGTCCTTACACACGAGCAGGTTGCGGAAGTGCTCGGTGAGGCCAAGTATAAAATTATGGCCATCGAAGCCTTTATTGATCACATCGTCAAACAGCAGCAGGCACTTAGAGATGTCCTCGCCCAGCAGGGCATCGGTGGCATCGAAGAAATAATCGTAGTCGAGAATGTGGAGGTTCTCCACGGTGCTCTTGTAGGTGATCTTATCGCCGGAGAAGGTTACGATAAGGTCAAAAATAGAAAGCGCATCCCGGAGGGCTCCGTCTGCCTTTTGGGCCATGAGGTGGAGGGCTTCCTCTTCGGCATCGATGTTCTCCCTCTCGGCGATCTTAGCCAGGTGGTTAGAGATATCGCTTACTTGTATGCGGTTAAAGTCAAATATCTGACAGCGGGAAAGTATGGTGGGTATGACTTTATGCTTTTCCGTAGTGGCGAGGATGAAAATAGCGTATGGAGGTGGCTCTTCGAGGGTCTTCAGAAAGGCATTAAAGGCTGCATTGGACAGCATATGAACCTCATCTATGATATAGACCTTGTACTTACCATACTGTGGAGGGAAGCGCACCTGGTCGGTCAGGTTGCGGATATCGTCTACGGAGTTGTTGGAGGCAGCATCCAGCTCATAGATATTCATGGAGTTAGTAGCTGCCGGATCATCGGGGTCAAAATCATTGACCATCCGTGCAAGGATACGCGCGCAGGTTGTTTTACCTACCCCACGCGGACCGCAGAACAAAAATGCCTGCGCCAGGTGGTTATTATCGATCGCGTTTTTCAGAGTGGTAGTAATGTGCTCCTGGCCTACTACTTCCTCAAAATCTTTCGGGCGATATTTTCTGGCAGATACGACAAACTTTTCCATCGCTGCAAATTAAATAAAAACCTGTGGATTCACATAGCCTGCCGAAGGGTGCCCTGGGTTATTTACGGTTCATTCTTCAGGGTCTTCGTTTTTAGGGCGTTGCCTGCGGCACCTTGCACTACAGTATTTCACCTCCTCCCAGCAATCAGCCCATTTTTTGCGCCAGGCGAATGGCTTATTACATGTAGCGCATATCTTCTGTGGCAGATCCCCTTTCTTTGTATGCTTCATTGGTTTGGACTCTCTTCATAAATTGGGGAATCTTTGCTGATTCCGGTACATAAAATAGAAATTTACGTATTCGGGGGAACAATAAAGGGAGGATATTACCTTTTTTGAGATATTAGGGCAGGGGATTAAATCTCTGGCCTGGTTTGTGCCTCACACTAACAGGAAAAGCGAAAAGTAAGTAATGAATAAAAGGCTTTTAAAATATATCATGGGATGTGCCTGGCTACTGACGGCTGCGCTCGGTTGCCTGCCAGGCCATGCTTTAGGTAGACAATACACCTATACGGAAGCGGCAGGTGACCCATCTGTGAGCACGGATTCGGTACCTTACATGTTGCTTACGGATATGAATGTCCAGATGGATGTGACCAATGCGGTGAATAACATGTATAACTTCAAATTCAGTGAGGCTGAAAAGGAATTTCAATGGTTTAAGTATAAATACCCTACTCATCCCCTGCCTTACTTTTTACTGGGCCTGAGCCAATGGTGGAAAATGATGCCGGATGTGGAGCGAATCAATTATGATAATACGTTTCACGCTTACATGGATTCGGCTCTTTATTTTGCCGAGCGGCGCTATGAGATGGATGAGAAAAATGTAGAGGCGAAGTTTTTTCTGGCAGCAGCTTATGCGTTTAAGGGGCGGCTGTACAGTGAAAGGAAAAGCTGGCGTAAAGCGGCCTCTATGAGTAAGAAGGCACTGGATTACCTGGATATTGAAGATAAAACAGACAATAACTTTGGTCCGGAGTTCTTATTTGGTGATGCGCTCTATAACTATTATGTGGAATGGGTGCCTGAAAACTATCCTCTTTTACGGCCTATCCTGGCTTTCTTCCCTGACGGCGATAAGGACCTTGGGCTGGAGCAGCTAAAGGAGGTGGCGGGTAATGCTTTTTATACCCGTACGGAGGCGCAGTATTTTCTGATGCGGATTCTGCTGCTGGATGAAGAGGATCCACGCCGTGCATTACAAATAAGTGAATACTTGCACCAGACCTTTCCTGACAACCCATACTTTCACCGGTATCATGCCAGGCTGCTATACGCCAACGGAAATATGTATGATGCGCGCCTGGTGAGTGAGAGCCTGCTGGCTAAGATAGACAGTGGGATGACGGGCTACGAACCGGTAAGCGGACGGTATGCGGCTTTCTTTCTGGGGCAAATCAATGAACGCTACAAGGAGTATGATAAGGCCAGGCACTATTATGAGCGTGCTGTAGAATTCGCAGAAAAGATAGAAGCCACAGAATCAGGGTATTACCTATACTCTCTTGTACAACTTGCAAAAATCCATGAAAAACAGGGGAATACGCGACAAGCAAAAAAAATTCTCAGAAAAGTAAAAAAGGAGGCAAAAAGAAGTCATCCTGCGCATGAGCAGGCCAGGGACTACCTGAAAGAATGGTGATGCATTTATTTTGATAAGCTAATTATCAAAATGATAAATTAAAATGATGCAAGTTTCTGAATTTCAGCACCATATCTTAAAATAGATCACTTTTTACACTCTTATTATATTTCTGGCACGAAAAGTGACGTTAGTTATGTAACTGACATATCACAATAAAAATTAGGTGGGCCATGAGTCTGCCTTTTTTTTTGTCCTTTGGTTTTACAGAAACAAGTCAGGTGAGGCGATCTCACTAGCTCTCTGCCAGTTCACGCAAAAGTTTCACATACACGCTCTTCTGACTCTCAGTAGAATATTTTTCTTCCACTGTTTGTCTTGCGCGTGTACCCATGGACTTACGCAGCGTCATATCTTCCGCAAGCATGACCATCTTGGTAACCCACTCGTCTTCACCATCGGCGAGAAAACCATTGAAGCCATCCTGTATGATCTCACGGTTCACTCCTACAGGTGACATAATGGTCGCTATCTCGAGCGCCATATACTGCAGCCCTTTAAGCCCGCATTTACCTTTGGCCCACTCATCATCAGGAAGGGGCATGATGCCTATATCAAAGCTGTTTAGCTCCTGAAGCTCGGTATCGGGTCTCCAGGGAATGCCCTGCACACCTAGTTCCTGATTCACATAACTGCCGTCACCCATCACCTTAAAGGTAACTCCCTCCCCCAGGCGGTCTTTTACCCTGCGCAAGGCAGGAATGGCATGCTGAAAGTGCTGAATGGTGCTTACACTGCCACTCCACCCTATGCATACCTGTGCGTCTTCTCTCCGGGTATGGTCTGGTTCATACTCATTGGTATCTATGGTGGTGGGTACGATGGCTATATTGTCATTAAAATTAGCGGCATAGTTGGCCAGGTACCTGTTACCTGCGAGCACGAGGTCTGCCATTCCGATGATATTGCTGGTCTTCCCGGCATTTTTGAGGAATCCCAGTGCCTTATTACCTTCACTTACATTCTGCAGCCAGATAGCATCGTCAAAATCAAACACTACTTTTGCCTTTGAATCGGCAAAGCCCTTTTCAAACCGGGTGCTTCCGGTCATAAATGCCTCACGCTGTATGAAAACGATATCGTAGGAAGAGGCGCGCATTACATCCCGCAGCCTTTTTATGTAGCTTTTCAAAAAAATGCGCATTTTCCCAACGTAGCTCCCCGGGCTATACAGTACCTTATCATCATTGGCGGAGATAAGGTATGAGTGATCGCACTGAAACCCGTTATTCTCAAGGTGGGTAATGTACTGCTCGTAACGAAAGCGCTGAGAAGGGCTCCGGTTAGGACGGTGCATGTCTACAAATAATATCCTGATAGGCATGAAGCTTCAGACTGGCGTTAATTTGATGGATAAAAGCACTCCAAAAGTAGTCATTCATAGAGAGATGCCCGAACGATAGGACTAAACAAGCAGATATTTTTTCTAATTTTGTCGCATGGGGTTTAAAGACCTGGTTATTACGCCAATTTTTCTTACGCTTATTTACTTCACGGCCTTTATCGTACGGCCTTACCTTACTGATAGGCGCACGAAATCTTTTTTTATTCCTGCCCTTACTGTTAAGATCATAGGGGCTATTGCTGTGGGTCTTATATACCAGTTTTATTATGATGGCGGAGATACTTTTACGTATTTCACCCATGGTAGCGCACATATCTATGAGGCCTGGCTGGATGACCCTCTCAAGGCGTTTCAGCTTATAACAGCCAATGGCGAATACAGCCCTTCCATATATCTCTATGCGAGCAAAATATGGCTATATAGGGATCAAGCGAGCTATTTTGTCATCAGGGTGGCAGGTATACTTGATATTATCACCTTTCATACTTACTCCTCCACTGCGGTGCTTTTTGCTGTATTCGCTTTTTCAGGAAGCTGGGCTATGTACCTGACGTTTTACAGAATATACCCGGGATTATACCGGATTATGGGCTGGGCTATTTTCTTCGTTCCTTCAGTCATATTGTGGGGGTCAGGCTTATTAAAAGATACGCTTACGTTCGGAGCTGTAGGCTGGCTGACGTATGCCTTTTACCAGTTTGTCATACTTAAAAGGCCTGGGGTAGTGGCAATCACTGCAGGTATTGCCAGCATATTCTTACTTTACCAGGTTAAAATCTATATTTTGCTCAGCATACTACCATCGCTGCTGCTTTGGTGGTCAGTAATGACCTCAAAAAATATACGTAGCCCCTTCATCAGGGCTTCACTTACTCCTGTACTGGTAGTACTGACGGTAGTGGGAAGCTACTTTGCCCTGGCACGCATAGGGGAGAGTAACCGGCGATATAATCTGGATCAGATTGCTAAAACAGCGGAAGCCACTGCACGCTGGCTAAATTATGTAAGCACTGTGGAGGAGGGGTCGGGATATAACCTCGGGGATTTTGATTTTACTCCTATGGGCATGCTGAGAAAGTCCCCGCAGGCAGTGGCAGTTACCTTGTATCGTCCATTTCCGTGGGAGTCTAATAATATTTTGATGCTATTTTCATCCATAGAGAGCTTTTTTACAATGATTCTTAGCTTATATATCCTGTTTAAGGTGGGAATCATGAGGACTTTCCGGCGAATATTCACTAACCCTGAGGTATTCTTCGGACTGGCGTTCAGTATCATTTTTGCGTTCGCCATTGGAATTTCCACCTATAACTTCGGTTCACTGGTGCGGTATAAGATCCCTCTGTTGCCCTTTTACTTTATTGCGTTAGCCATCATTTATTATTTACCTAAAAGACAGAGGCTTAAAAATTAGTCCCGCCAATTTGTAAGTTTGCAAAAAATAATAGCAGACTGGGTGTGAATACTTCCCAAAGCAGAAACCAGATAAATTGCGTCCTTACATCCTTATCAGGATTCAAGTCCCTTCTACATGCTACAAAAGCTACGTGAAATAATTACCTCGGACCTGAGGTCGCTTAAATCAAAAGGGTCTTTTGGGCAAAACCTGGCCATTATGTTTAGCGGATCAATGGTGGTGGTGGCCTCTCAATTATTCCTGACCCCTATTGTGACCAGAATATTTGATGCGGCTGATTATGGGGTTTTCTCGATATTCAACATACTGGTACTGAACTTAAGTGCTATAGCAACACTCAGCCTAAACCAGAGCCTTGTGTTGCCTGAGACAAAAAAGGAATTCGTGACCTTATTCAGGTATGCTCTGTACACTTCATTCGGATTTTTTCTGCTTTTTCTTCTCCTTACCCTGATTCTGGATGATTTTCTAATCCGCAGATTCACCCTGGAAAAGATGGGGTTCTTATTTTACCTCATCCCGTTCGGGGTATTATTGCAATCCATTATTTACCTGCTAACGAGTGCCAATGTACGCTATAAAGAATTTAAAATTAATGCGCAGACAAGAAGCAGTGTTGGTGTAGGGACGAGGGCATTTCATATTGTATTTGGGCTGGCTACAAACGGAGTATCTTACGGCCTTATAGTAGGGGAGCTTGTTGGGAAACTGTCTCACTTTACCATCCTGGCCAGGCAGCACTTTAAAAAGAGGAGCCTTTCTATCCAGGGTTATTCCCCTAATCTTGCGTCTTTAAAACAGGTTGCAATAAAATACAGGCAGTTTCCACTTTATGTGACTCCCGGAAATTATCTGAACCTCTTGGCGGGCCAGCTCCCGGCGATGTTCTTTTTAAAATACGACTTCGGAGTAATTGGTGCTTATTCACTTTCTATCAGCCTTTTAAGCATTCCTATTCAGACGATTGGTAATTCTATCTACTCTGTCTTTTTGCAAAAGGCGGCAGAAATAAAAAGTCACAATATAAGCCAGCTTTCCGGTCTGTTCCATAAGCTATTTGTAAGGTTAGCCGCCATCTCTCTCATTGGGTACGGTAGTATTATCTTTCTGGCTCCCACCGTGTTCCCGATTGCTCTTGGAGAAGACTGGCAATTGAGTGGGGAGATTGCCTCCATTCTGGCCATCTACTTTGCTCCATATATGATCTTTTCTCCTTTAAGCAGCTTATTCACCGTGCTTAACATGGAGCGTAGCCGACTGATCATTAGCCTGGTAACTCTAGCAGGCAGGTTTGGCATACTGATATTTTTGATTGATAAGCTGGAACCTCTCCAGCTACTTCACATCCTTTCCTTTTACAACCTGGGCGTCTACTTGTTTTACATTTTTTATCTTATTGTGAGAGCTCGTCTTGCCAGCCTTCGCTTCGCCGTTTCGGCGATGTTGTCTATTGGGGCTATCATAGCTATATTTGTTTTTGCTAAGCAATTACTAGGAATGGAGCTGTGATGGTATCAAGGAAGTATTTTAAAAAGAGGGTAAAGGAACTATATCTACAAAAGGTCGTTCACCCTCTTACTACTAAGGCTCCTCTGAGTGGAAAAGCTGAAGCAAATAACCAGTTCCCTCCGTTTTTCATAATAGGTTCCGGACGGTCTGGCACGACTTTACTAAGAAAGGTTCTGAGTAACCACGCTTCCATTATAATCCCCCCTGAAACGGACAGTCTGATCATTGATAGTGTAAAGTATTACCTGGATCAACGGAAACTGCCTTGGATTGTACGAGCCCGGGAAATCATTTCTATGTGGCAGAAAGCCTCAAGTTTTAGCTATTGGAATATAGAGTTAGAACCGCTTTTGGGCAAATTTGAAAAGGCCGATACTTCTTCCCATTCACTGAGCTATATTCTTCATGCTATTTATTTGCAGTACGCTGCCCAATTTAAGCCCGGGGCTTTTCGCTGGGGGGACAAAACGCCCTATCTCACTTTTGGTATGGAATGGGTGAAAATGGTCTTTCCCCAGGCGCGGTTTATTCATATGCTTCGCGACGGACGGGCTGTGGTCAGCAGTAAATTAAAAGCTAAAAGGTATAACTCCCTCGAACCAGCAGCACACCGCTGGAATGAAAGCCTGGAGTTGATTCAGCGATTTGAAAAAAAGCATGGACCAGGCAATGTGCATACAGTTAAATATGAGGACCTGGTGGCCAACCCTGAACAAATCTGCCGGCAGGTCTGCCAGTTTCTTGCCCTGGACTTTCAACCATCAATGCTGTCGGAAGAGTCAGATATTCAGGGTGATATTGTGTTACCCCATCATGCCAATGTATTTAATAATATAAATACTGACTCGCTTGATAAGTGGAAAAAGCATCTTTCACCAGAACAGGTCAATCAGGCTGAGCACTTAATGGCACGGTTCCTCACTAAATATAACTACTACTGAGTTGCCCTCCCCTGCCATGAGCAAAACACGCCGTATCCTGCACATTACTAACTGGTATCCTAATAAGTTTGAAGAAAAGGAAGCCATGTGGGTGGGTAATCATCTAACTTCACTGACTCCATATGCCGAGCAGGTATTATATCACCTTGAGGTACGGCGCGGGCGCCCGGGATTTCACAGGTACAAAAATGACTTTGGCTTTTCGTATATAATGACGCTGCCAGACAAGCTGTACAAATGGCGCCTGGTGGAGTACCTGACTACCCTGCTCTTATTTTTCGTTCTGTTTGTTAAAGAAAGAAGGCAAAGGTATTCACTGATCAATTTTCATATTGCCTACCCCTTATGTACTTACCTGCATACTATCAGAAAGTATATAAAAAAGCCGATGGTGATCACTGAGCATTGGAGTGCATACCATTTTAGTTTTAATATTAAGGGTAGTGATGCACTGAACCGAATACGGAAGATATTTTACAATGAGGTACCGGTAATATGTGTTTCGCAGGCGCTGGCTGTTGATATAATTGCCTTTTCCCAAAACAGGGCACTCAAAACGCTGATTGTTCCGAATGTTATCGACACGTCGGCTTTTACGTTAACTCATGACAAGGCGGGTCATTTTCTAATGGCGAGCTATTGGAAGCTTCCTAAAAACCCCTTTCTGGTACTGGAAGCCATAGGTAGACGAATAAAACAGGGAAGTGACATCAGACTCCGTGTAGCGGGATATGGCCCTTTACTCCCCGATATGGAGCTATTTGTAGAAGAGAACGGGCTTCAGAATCACATATCATTTATCGGCAAGCTGGATAAACAGGAAATGGCCCGAGAAATGAAAAAAGCTTCTTTATTTTTACACCCCAGCCAGTATGAGACCTTTTCGGTAGTATGTGCTGAGGCTCTTTGCTGCGGGACCCCTGTTATGGCTTCCTCAGTAGGTGGTATTAAGGAGTTTATCACTGAGAACAATGGTCTGTTAGTGGACAACACGGTTTCAGCATGGCTTGACGCAATAGAACGGTTTGAGCAAATGCAAGGCCGGTTTCATTACGAGCAAATAGCCAATCAGGCATCCGGAAGATTTGCCATGGCGAAGGTGGGCAGGTTATATTCACATGCTCTGGATGAGGTTATAGAAGACTACCCTAATGAGTGACTTTAAATTTAGGAACCTAACCATACTTATTATCTCGCCTGAGCCTTGGGGAGATTCATTTGTGAGTAAGCATCACTATGCAAGACTTTTGGCCAGGCTGGGCAATACAGTGGTTTTTTTGTCTTCTGACGGAAGCACCTGTCAATTGTACAAAACAGGTATTGAAAACCTGTACCGGGCCACCTATAAGCCGTTCTTCAGGGGGATAGGCTACTTTCCTTCGTTTTTAAGAAGAAGCTTTCAAAAACGCAAGCTTAAGCCACTTGAAAAGCGACTTGGGAAAGCATTTGATGTAGTCTGGTCTTTTGATAGCTCAGTATTTTATGACTTGGATAGCCTGGGCAAAGACAGGATAAAAATCGCGCACCTGGTGGATATAAGTGAATCTTTCAAAGTAGTGGAGATGGCTCTTTCTGCCGACCTTTGCCTTGGAATATCAGACCAGGTGGTAGACCGGTTTATCAGGCACAATCCGGAAACCTATAAGGTGAGGCATGGCTACTCGCCTGTAGCGCCTACCCCACTGGCTGATCCGCTACCGGGGGAAAATAAAGTAAAGGCGCTATACGTGGGGAACCTTTCAAGGGACATAATTGACTGGGAGACTATAGGGCAAACCATACATCAAAACCCTGATGTGGACTTTCTTTTCATGGGTCCGGAAGGGGATAACCTCGGCTCAGGCGACAAACCTGCGGGGGCGAAACTTTCTGTAATGGCTGAGGACAATTTTTATAAGCTGCCCCCGGTTCCTTCTGAACAAATCATGTCATTTTTAAGCCAGGCTGATATTTTGATGGTGGTCTATGTACAGGATGACCCGGTGCATGTGGCTAATCCGCACAAAATGCTGGAATACCTGGCATCTGGCAAACCCATAGTTTCCACTCATGCCGGAGAGTATGCTCACCTTCAGGACCTGATCTTTATGACTGATACAAACGGGCAATATGCTGACCTATTTACTTCAGTGGTGAGGGACCTAAGGAGGCACTCTGCAGAAGAACGGATGAAGCAGCGCATTGACTATGCGATGAGCCAGACCTACGAGGATAAGCTAAATGAGATCGAGTCACACATAGGGCATGTTTTATCGGATAAAAAATAAGTACAGACAGCTGGTCAGTGAGTGGCAACTTCACCGGGCAAAAGACAAAATACACTTTGCCCCTGAGGAGGCGCTTATTCTTACCGGTGATCCACGTGGTGGCACGACATGGCTGAGCTCTTTACTTGTGCAAGCGACCAAAGCCGCCATGATATGGGAGCCGCTATGGCTGGCTAAGAATCCTTCTTTTAAAAACATCGGATTTAGCTACAGACAGTATATTTCAGAGCAGGAAAATTGGCCAGAGGCCGAAGGTCTCTTCAGGGACTTATTCAGCGGTAAGGACCTCAATAGTAATTTAATTTCATTTACGAGTGTTGCTGAGATAACCTCGTCCAGTCACCTGTTATTTAAGTTTTGCAGAGCTAACCAACTATTACCGTGGCTTACAGCAACATTCGAATTTACAAACCCTCCGATTTACCTACTACGCCATCCTTGTGCGGTGGTAGCCAGCCAGTTAAAACAGGGTGGATGGGACAGGCTACCTTCAACTATCCAATTTAAAGACCAACCTGATTTTGAACAAGAGGTAGGAGATCCGGACTATTTAAACACAATTAATACCGTGGAAAAACGCCTGGCACTGATATGGTGTATGGCAAACCGGAGGACACTGGAAAGTCCGCATAACAACCACCGCTGGCTATCTATCTGCTATGAAGATCTGCTCATGAACCCCCATCAGCAGCTATCCAGGATTCGGGACCGGTGGAAGGTGCCCTTGGCTAAGGATGTACTGGATGATGTGGCGAAACCAAGTTTTACTACAGTAGAAGATACTTCGGCTATTAAAGGGGCGGACCAGATAGGAAAATGGAAGGAAACTCTGAGTAGCAAGCAGATCGCTGAGATTATGGGGGTAGTGCAGCATTTTGGAATAAAAGTCTATTCAGAGGATCCGGTACCCGCCATCAGCTATGACTAATGAGCCACTGGTATCGATCATTATGCCCGTATACAATGGGGAGTTGTATGTGAAAGAGGCTATTCAGTCTGTCCTTTCTCAGGCCTACCGGCAATGGGAGCTCATTATTATTAATGACGGCAGTACAGATAGGTCAGAGGAGGTTATCTTATCCTTTGATGACTCGCGAATAGTATATCACAGGCAGGAAAATGCAGGTGTCGCCAAGGCACGCAATAAGGCCCTGGGCTTAATGAAAGGGACGCTGTTTTGTTTCCTGGATGCTGATGATATATTACCCGGGCAAAGCCTGCTGGTACGGGTACGCATTTTCAGAGAAAACCCGGAGGTGAATTTTGTGGACGGCACTGTATTGCAGAAGGACCAGAAACTCCAAAACCTCATCAGAACCTACACGCCCGTATTTAGAGGTAATCCTTTCGAATCACTAATCCTTAAACCTGAAGTATGCTTTGGTTTTATCACGTGGATGATAAAGAAGCCGAACCCTATGGTATTTATGGACGAGGGCGTTACTCATGGAGAGGACAGGTTATATTTCACGAGGCTCGCTCAAGACCCTGCGACCCTTTATACTTTCGTGGACGAAGTAATTTATGAAACCAGGGTGCATGGCAGTTCTGCCATGACTAACCTTTATGGCCTTGAAAATGGCTATATTCACTTGTACCGCACCTTAAAAAATGACTTGAAGGTAAAGACCTGGTTTCTAATTAGATTCAAGCTCAGACAGGCAAGGGTGCTTTTTTTGTCTAATTTGAGCGCTGGAAATTTCCGGCAGGCGCTAACTTCGGCATTGAGGATGATAATCACCTGAACAAGCCTTACCTGACAACCTCTGGCAAAGCGTATGAAAATACTTTTCGTATCCTACTGGGAGCTTGAAAACAACCTGACTGTTTCTACTATTTTTCCGCATATAAGGATACTCAGTGAGGCAGATGCCGTTGAATCCATCGTATTGGTCACAGTGGAACGGACTCAGGAGTTACCGGATATTACGCACTATGAAGAG
It contains:
- a CDS encoding sulfotransferase, with amino-acid sequence MFYRIKNKYRQLVSEWQLHRAKDKIHFAPEEALILTGDPRGGTTWLSSLLVQATKAAMIWEPLWLAKNPSFKNIGFSYRQYISEQENWPEAEGLFRDLFSGKDLNSNLISFTSVAEITSSSHLLFKFCRANQLLPWLTATFEFTNPPIYLLRHPCAVVASQLKQGGWDRLPSTIQFKDQPDFEQEVGDPDYLNTINTVEKRLALIWCMANRRTLESPHNNHRWLSICYEDLLMNPHQQLSRIRDRWKVPLAKDVLDDVAKPSFTTVEDTSAIKGADQIGKWKETLSSKQIAEIMGVVQHFGIKVYSEDPVPAISYD
- a CDS encoding sulfotransferase; amino-acid sequence: MVSRKYFKKRVKELYLQKVVHPLTTKAPLSGKAEANNQFPPFFIIGSGRSGTTLLRKVLSNHASIIIPPETDSLIIDSVKYYLDQRKLPWIVRAREIISMWQKASSFSYWNIELEPLLGKFEKADTSSHSLSYILHAIYLQYAAQFKPGAFRWGDKTPYLTFGMEWVKMVFPQARFIHMLRDGRAVVSSKLKAKRYNSLEPAAHRWNESLELIQRFEKKHGPGNVHTVKYEDLVANPEQICRQVCQFLALDFQPSMLSEESDIQGDIVLPHHANVFNNINTDSLDKWKKHLSPEQVNQAEHLMARFLTKYNYY
- a CDS encoding lipopolysaccharide biosynthesis protein; protein product: MLQKLREIITSDLRSLKSKGSFGQNLAIMFSGSMVVVASQLFLTPIVTRIFDAADYGVFSIFNILVLNLSAIATLSLNQSLVLPETKKEFVTLFRYALYTSFGFFLLFLLLTLILDDFLIRRFTLEKMGFLFYLIPFGVLLQSIIYLLTSANVRYKEFKINAQTRSSVGVGTRAFHIVFGLATNGVSYGLIVGELVGKLSHFTILARQHFKKRSLSIQGYSPNLASLKQVAIKYRQFPLYVTPGNYLNLLAGQLPAMFFLKYDFGVIGAYSLSISLLSIPIQTIGNSIYSVFLQKAAEIKSHNISQLSGLFHKLFVRLAAISLIGYGSIIFLAPTVFPIALGEDWQLSGEIASILAIYFAPYMIFSPLSSLFTVLNMERSRLIISLVTLAGRFGILIFLIDKLEPLQLLHILSFYNLGVYLFYIFYLIVRARLASLRFAVSAMLSIGAIIAIFVFAKQLLGMEL
- a CDS encoding DUF2256 domain-containing protein, with amino-acid sequence MKHTKKGDLPQKICATCNKPFAWRKKWADCWEEVKYCSARCRRQRPKNEDPEE
- a CDS encoding glycosyltransferase family 4 protein; the protein is MSKTRRILHITNWYPNKFEEKEAMWVGNHLTSLTPYAEQVLYHLEVRRGRPGFHRYKNDFGFSYIMTLPDKLYKWRLVEYLTTLLLFFVLFVKERRQRYSLINFHIAYPLCTYLHTIRKYIKKPMVITEHWSAYHFSFNIKGSDALNRIRKIFYNEVPVICVSQALAVDIIAFSQNRALKTLIVPNVIDTSAFTLTHDKAGHFLMASYWKLPKNPFLVLEAIGRRIKQGSDIRLRVAGYGPLLPDMELFVEENGLQNHISFIGKLDKQEMAREMKKASLFLHPSQYETFSVVCAEALCCGTPVMASSVGGIKEFITENNGLLVDNTVSAWLDAIERFEQMQGRFHYEQIANQASGRFAMAKVGRLYSHALDEVIEDYPNE
- a CDS encoding tetratricopeptide repeat protein, which translates into the protein MNKRLLKYIMGCAWLLTAALGCLPGHALGRQYTYTEAAGDPSVSTDSVPYMLLTDMNVQMDVTNAVNNMYNFKFSEAEKEFQWFKYKYPTHPLPYFLLGLSQWWKMMPDVERINYDNTFHAYMDSALYFAERRYEMDEKNVEAKFFLAAAYAFKGRLYSERKSWRKAASMSKKALDYLDIEDKTDNNFGPEFLFGDALYNYYVEWVPENYPLLRPILAFFPDGDKDLGLEQLKEVAGNAFYTRTEAQYFLMRILLLDEEDPRRALQISEYLHQTFPDNPYFHRYHARLLYANGNMYDARLVSESLLAKIDSGMTGYEPVSGRYAAFFLGQINERYKEYDKARHYYERAVEFAEKIEATESGYYLYSLVQLAKIHEKQGNTRQAKKILRKVKKEAKRSHPAHEQARDYLKEW
- the dnaX gene encoding DNA polymerase III subunit gamma/tau produces the protein MEKFVVSARKYRPKDFEEVVGQEHITTTLKNAIDNNHLAQAFLFCGPRGVGKTTCARILARMVNDFDPDDPAATNSMNIYELDAASNNSVDDIRNLTDQVRFPPQYGKYKVYIIDEVHMLSNAAFNAFLKTLEEPPPYAIFILATTEKHKVIPTILSRCQIFDFNRIQVSDISNHLAKIAERENIDAEEEALHLMAQKADGALRDALSIFDLIVTFSGDKITYKSTVENLHILDYDYFFDATDALLGEDISKCLLLFDDVINKGFDGHNFILGLTEHFRNLLVCKDEATIQLLQVTENIKLRYKEQAGVAPMAFLLTAMNIANQCDLSYKSSKNPRLHVELTLMKMARIRSAVKLAQNGSAEGEVKKKVS
- a CDS encoding glycosyltransferase family 4 protein, with translation MPIRILFVDMHRPNRSPSQRFRYEQYITHLENNGFQCDHSYLISANDDKVLYSPGSYVGKMRIFLKSYIKRLRDVMRASSYDIVFIQREAFMTGSTRFEKGFADSKAKVVFDFDDAIWLQNVSEGNKALGFLKNAGKTSNIIGMADLVLAGNRYLANYAANFNDNIAIVPTTIDTNEYEPDHTRREDAQVCIGWSGSVSTIQHFQHAIPALRRVKDRLGEGVTFKVMGDGSYVNQELGVQGIPWRPDTELQELNSFDIGIMPLPDDEWAKGKCGLKGLQYMALEIATIMSPVGVNREIIQDGFNGFLADGEDEWVTKMVMLAEDMTLRKSMGTRARQTVEEKYSTESQKSVYVKLLRELAES